From one Nonomuraea polychroma genomic stretch:
- a CDS encoding CGNR zinc finger domain-containing protein codes for MTIDPWRITGQPEIDSYVGGRVELAVLLVNCLAVTTAHGRPVTPPQSGEERRAAINAQLAAAGRPPSALTVADADRLAEVAGQLRPVFGAGDRILAVVAQLNDLLIRHQAVANLHDHPDRPPTLAFHRADAGLVDAWAADMGTALAMVIGVGQSIRLGACQAGKCSLVFFDTTRNASRRFCDLSCQNRAKASAYRARRRA; via the coding sequence GTGACGATAGATCCGTGGCGCATCACTGGTCAACCTGAAATAGACAGTTATGTTGGGGGAAGGGTCGAGCTGGCGGTCCTTCTGGTCAACTGCCTGGCTGTCACCACGGCACATGGCAGGCCCGTCACGCCGCCGCAATCCGGGGAGGAACGGCGCGCCGCCATCAACGCCCAGCTGGCCGCGGCCGGTCGCCCGCCCAGCGCGCTCACCGTCGCCGACGCCGACCGGCTGGCGGAGGTCGCCGGGCAGCTACGCCCGGTCTTCGGTGCGGGCGATCGCATCCTCGCCGTCGTGGCACAGCTCAATGATCTGCTGATCCGCCACCAGGCCGTCGCCAACCTGCACGACCATCCTGACCGGCCCCCGACACTGGCCTTCCACCGGGCCGATGCCGGCCTGGTGGACGCCTGGGCCGCGGACATGGGCACGGCACTGGCCATGGTCATCGGTGTCGGCCAGTCCATTCGCCTCGGCGCCTGTCAGGCCGGCAAGTGTTCCCTGGTCTTCTTCGACACCACGCGCAATGCTTCCCGCCGCTTCTGCGATCTGTCCTGCCAGAACCGCGCCAAAGCCAGCGCCTACCGGGCCAGACGGAGAGCGTGA